A DNA window from Brassica napus cultivar Da-Ae chromosome C1, Da-Ae, whole genome shotgun sequence contains the following coding sequences:
- the LOC106375325 gene encoding calcineurin-binding protein 1 isoform X2 → MFSIAAINDTESKEKWEPLAPSKEAQEFHLSQRYHEGLLKLQAKDYEKARELLESILKDPIIANSKVETITNDNHLHHLRFLALKNLATVFLELGSSHYEDALNCYLQAIDIDAKDSVLWNHLGTLSCSMGLLSISRWAFEQGLLCSPNNWNCMEKLLEVLIAIGDEVSCLSVANLILRHWPSHARALHVKHSIEETDSAPFAPKGIDKLEPRHVRLKFLGKRKVSDKNQDKNAASKKLKKRVQVKLPEASWVALLDTLLGIVHPPCETVGISADIPITIELDLSTEAVIQGPEKNNHCVEPDSSNASVKDCNIERESGGQVKEKEPAFSEEHPQERRSTRLERLRNQKPEKAELESDSSKDPSSDILRYLETFVLESGFSRASVGSHCLNKPDPVSEHTVVSNFVKETSENYGAYHMGHLLLEYIASKCEHLLSRDAALKVLELEKLTRHWGLDRKPECSLFLAELYSDLESKGSDIPESPSCMVEVTYHLSKIIESVSLDLAIESTPNSWEKSFPASSSKSCQGDQSAKEVLDYNKRSFWARYFWLSARLSIMEGKKSKALEELFRCLALLDKEGIGESPVLVQLPHCRRIRELNIDRVMHERNLLKIDVLLEKTVPEMMEKELYRECVKLLASLLFPDKDIWTASSLKMEEGISSTELSALEVLIKACQESKAIDVEVYMSCHRRKLQVLLESIGTGEAILTSNTNLSENWNHLVAEEIKAILLCISQVKNFLDQLDNSNDVVAPRDCIAGIQSMLLTVMSNIVRHFLSKRDSDSQIADDIEEEQKSCFVDAAIGFCKLQHLDSTISTKYQVELIICLHDLLAEYGLCCAGKNCAGEEGSFLRFAIKHLLAVDMKVKSSINSPDGLGHDMGKLCRNETKSFVADVHVERNENTKTDSKDDSEGKVSDKEKEELEQENKKIPEHTEEVAEEEKDELELLINNALDQCFFCLYGLNLRVDGSYQDELAAHENTSRGDYQTKEQCVDVFQYILPYAKASSRTGLVKLRRVLRAIKKHFSQPPDDLLVGNVIDTFLDDPDLCEDKLSYEAGSEGFLETITKCVIHSKTLSEYKVSLLHSSDPYLDVYRNLYYFLAQSEEVSASDKWPGFVLTKEGEEFVQQNANLFKYDLLYNPLRFESWEKLGNIYDEEVDLLLNDGSKHINVVGWRKNAALSQRVETSRRRSRRCLLMSLALANSAEQQSEIHELLALVYYDSLQSVVPSYDQRSVLPSKDATWRRFCENSMKHFKKAFAHRQDWSHAFYMGKLSEKLGHPYEISLSYYEQAMTLNPSAVDPVYRMHASRLKLLNACGKQNLEALKDTAMTIIGTTTFGSSRQLEEGQDGNLEASYAKNGEGSIQMEGVWHMLYNDSLSALGTCVEGDLKHFHKARYMLAQGLYRRGGSSDLQRAKEELSFCFKSSRSSFTINMWEIDGMVKKGRRKTPGLAGNKKALEVNLPESSRKFITCIRKYLLFYLRLLEETGDVNTLERAFNSLRSDKRFALCVEDLVPVAIGRYINALVASMSRVESGGAKINPDSQLEKIFSLFIEQGSIWPDIRNFPETKDPETSERILYRFLHQYIVSLELDNKVETLETINEKIRKRFKNPKLSNSFSAKVGRHASLAWCRALITSLASITPLQQVSSAESQAINPSFDFLENRRVLCVDLKSGFWNSSFENPSESQMLEAKWGPVLSKIKNVLVANKVSEENLEMANSLLKSCYNYFRETASVTLPSEINLYFALPRLATAGKLLPGTEGVEVIDVSTPRKLLLWAYTLFHGHCGSISQVVKYMEENTKPKMKRGATTSSVATSVQSGGNNEPEAAPKHVQVMVSDSLGGDSCGSTSAPV, encoded by the exons ATG TTTTCGATTGCAGCGATCAATGATACGGAGTCCAAGGAGAAGTGGGAGCCTCTAGCTCCTAGCAAAGAAGCTCag GAGTTTCATCTGTCGCAAAGATATCACGAGGGTCTTCTAAAGCTGCAAGCTAAAGACTACGAAAAGGCTCGGGAGCTGCTAGAGTCTATCCTTAAGGATCCTATTATAGCTAACTCCAAA GTGGAGACTATCACAAACGataatcatctccatcatctcaG ATTTTTGGCTCTGAAGAATCTTGCCACTGTATTTCTTGAGCTGGGTTCAAGTCATTACGAGGATGCGCTGAACTGTTACCTTCAAGCTATAGACATAGATGCAAAAGATTCTGTGCTGTGGAACCATCTTGGAACTCTATCATGCTCTATGGGATTGCTGAGTATTTCACGATGGGCATTTGAACAAGGACTTCTCTGCAGCCCAAATAATT GGAACTGCATGGAGAAGCTTCTAGAAGTTCTCATTGCCATAGGTGATGAAGTTTCCTGTCTTTCAGTTGCAAATCTGATTTTAAGGCATTGGCCATCACATGCTCGTGCTCTGCATGTTAAACATTCTATTGAAGAAACAGATTCAGCACCTTTTGCGCCCAAGGGTATAGATAAGCTTGAACCTCGGCATGTTCGGCTCAAATTTCTTGGTAAAAGAAAGGTGTCTGACAAGAATCAGGACAAGAATGCTGCTTCCAAGAAGTTGAAAAAAAGAGTGCAAGTTAAACTTCCTGAAGCGTCATGGGTGGCACTATTAGATACTCTACTTGGGATAGTGCATCCTCCGTGTGAAACTGTAGGGATATCAGCTGACATACCAATCACCATTGAATTAGATCTTAGTACAGAAGCTGTAATACAGGGTCCGGAAAAGAATAATCATTGTGTGGAACCAGATTCGAGTAATGCGTCTGTTAAGGATTGCAACATTGAAAGAGAAAGTGGTGGTCAGGTTAAAGAAAAAGAGCCTGCGTTTTCTGAAGAACACCCTCAAGAGAGGCGGAGTACTCGGCTTGAACGTCTTCGGAACCAGAAACCTGAGAAGGCAGAGCTAGAGTCTGATAGTAGCAAGGATCCCAGCAGTGACATCCTTCGGTATCTTGAGACTTTTGTCCTTGAAAGTGGATTCAGCAGAGCGTCTGTCGGTTCTCACTGCCTTAACAAACCTGATCCGGTTTCTGAACACACTGTCGTTTCTAATTTTGTGAAGGAAACCTCAGAAAACTATGGTGCTTATCATATGGGTCACTTGCTTCTAGAGTATATTGCAAGTAAATGTGAACATCTGTTGAGTCGTGATGCAGCCTTAAAAGTTTTGGAGTTAGAAAAGCTCACTAGACACTGGGGACTAGATCGGAAACCTGAATGCAGTCTTTTTCTCGCCGAGCTGTACTCTGACCTCGAATCTAAAGGATCAGATATTCCTGAATCCCCATCATGCATGGTAGAAGTGACATACCATCTCTCTAAGATAATTGAATCTGTTTCCCTTGATCTTGCCATCGAATCTACCCCTAATTCCTGGGAGAAAAGTTTTCCCGCCTCCTCATCTAAGAGTTGTCAAGGTGATCAGAGTGCTAAGGAGGTGTTAGATTATAATAAAAGATCCTTCTGGGCTCGATATTTCTGGCTGAGTGCACGGTTATCGATAATGGAGGGTAAAAAATCTAAAGCTCTTGAAGAACTTTTCAGGTGTTTGGCATTGCTGGACAAGGAAGGTATTGGAGAATCTCCTGTCTTAGTTCAGCTGCCCCATTGCAGAAGAATTCGAGAGCTGAACATCGATAGAGTCATGCATGAAAGAAATCTGCTTAAGATTGATGTCTTGCTGGAAAAGACCGTACCTGAGATGATGGAGAAAGAATTGTATCGGGAGTGTGTAAAGTTACTTGCATCACTTTTATTTCCAGACAAAGACATCTGGACTGCATCCTCTTTGAAAATGGAAGAAGGGATCTCCTCTACTGAGCTATCAGCACTGGAAGTTTTAATAAAAGCATGCCAGGAGAGTAAGGCTATAGATGTGGAGGTTTATATGAGCTGTCATAGAAGAAAGTTGCAAGTACTCTTGGAATCAATTGGTACGGGGGAAGCTATTTTGACCTCAAATACAAATTTGAGTGAGAATTGGAATCACTTGGTGGCAGAGGAAATCAAGGCAATTCTTCTTTGTATCTCTCAAGTGAAGAACTTCCTTGACCAGTTAGATAACTCT AATGATGTGGTTGCCCCAAGAGATTGTATCGCCGGTATACAATCTATGCTTTTGACGGTCATGTCAAATATCGTGAGGCATTTTCTTTCTAAGAGAGATTCAGATTCTCAAATTGCTGACGATATTGAAGAAGAGCAGAAATCTTGCTTTGTCGATGCAGCTATTGGATTTTGTAAACTTCAACACCTTGATTCTACAATATCTACTAAATACCAA GTTGAGTTGATCATATGTCTCCATGATTTGCTAGCTGAATATGGGCTCTGCTGCGCTGGTAAAAATTGTGCGGGGGAGGAAGGATCTTTTCTCAGATTTGCAATTAAGCATTTATTGGCTGTGGACATGAAAGTCAAATCCAGTATCAACTCCCCGGATGGCCTTGGACATGATATGGGGAAACTATGCAGAAATGAAACAAAATCATTTGTCGCAGATGTGCATGTTGAGAGAAACGAAAACACAAAAACCGATTCCAAGGATGATTCTGAAGGAAAGGTTAGTGATAAGGAGAAAGAAGAGTtagaacaagaaaacaaaaagattcCTGAACACACAGAAGAAGTTgctgaagaagaaaaagatgaacttGAGTTGCTAATCAATAACGCTTTAGATCAGTGCTTTTTCTGTCTGTATGGTCTAAATCTTAGAGTCGATGGTTCATACCAAGATGAGCTTGCTGCGCACGAAAACACTAGCCGGGGAGATTATCAGACCAAGGAACAATGTGTTGATGTTTTCCAGTACATACTACCGTATGCCAAGGCTTCTTCT AGAACTGGACTAGTTAAACTCCGGAGAGTCTTGAGAGCAATTAAAAAGCATTTTTCACAACCACCAGATGATCTCCTAGTTGGCAATGTGATAGATACATTCTTAGATGACCCTGATTTATGTGAAGACAAACTCTCATACGAGGCTGGTTCTGAAGGTTTCCTTGAAACCATAACTAAATGTGTAATTCACAGCAAAACTCTCAGCGAGTACAAGGTGTCACTGCTCCACAG TTCCGACCCCTATTTGGATGTCTACCgcaatttatattatttcttgGCTCAGTCTGAGGAAGTTAGTGCTAGTGATAAATGGCCCGGTTTTGTTCTCACgaaggaaggagaagagtttGTACAGCAGAATGCAAATCTGTTCAAATATGATCTGCTCTATAATCCTCTGCGCTTTGAGAGTTGGGAAAAGCTTGGCAATATTTACGATGAG GAAGTAGATTTGTTGCTAAATGATGGGAGTAAGCACATAAATGTCGTGGGATGGAGGAAGAATGCTGCTCTTTCGCAAAGAGTTGAaacaagcagaagaagaagcagacgtTGCCTGCTAATGAGTTTGGCGTTGGCGAATTCAGCAGAACAACAG TCTGAGATACATGAGCTGTTGGCGCTGGTATACTATGACAGCCTTCAGAGTGTTGTGCCGTCTTATGATCAGCGGTCTGTGCTACCCTCGAAGGATGCAACGTGGAGAAGATTTTGTGAGAACTCAATGAAGCATTTCAAGAAAGCCTTTGCACATAG ACAAGATTGGTCACATGCATTCTACATGGGAAAactcagtgagaagcttgggcACCCGTACGAAATTTCGTTATCCTATTATGAGCAAGCCATGACATTGAATCCGTCTGCAGTAGATCCTGTGTATAGAATGCATGCTTCTCGTTTGAAGCTTCTAAATGCTTGTGGGAAACAGAACTTAGAGGCCTTAAAG GATACTGCTATGACAATCATTGGTACAACGACTTTTGGATCCTCTCGTCAACTTGAAGAAGGTCAAGATGGCAATTTGGAAGCAAGTTATGCTAAAAATGGAGAGGGATCAATTCAGATGGAAGGGGTGTGGCATATGCTCTACAACGACAGCCTTTCTGCACTGGGAACCTGTGTAGAAGGAGATCTGAAACATTTTCATAAGGCGAGATACATGCTTGCCCAAGGGCTGTATAGAAGGGGTGGGAGCAGTGATCTGCAAAGAGCAAAAGAAGAACTTTCCTTTTGTTTCAAATCATCGCGGTCAAGTTTTACAATCAATATGTGGGAGATTGATGGCATGGTTAAAAAGGGAAG GCGGAAAACTCCAGGTTTGGCTGGGAACAAGAAGGCTCTTGAAGTTAACTTGCCAGAAAGTTCACGGAAATTCATTACTTGCATCCGCAAATACTTACTGTTCTATTTGAGACTATTGGAGGAAACGGGAGACGTCAACACACTAGAACGAGCCTTTAATTCTCTTCGATCAGATAAGAGG TTTGCTCTATGCGTTGAAGACCTTGTGCCAGTTGCAATAGGAAGATACATAAATGCACTGGTTGCCTCGATGAGTCGGGTTGAGTCTGGAGGAGCGAAAATCAATCCTGATAGTCAGCTAGAGAAAATATTTTCCCTTTTTATAGAACAAGGAAGCATATGGCCAGACATACGCAATTTCCCTGAAACAAAGGATCCAGAAACCTCAGAGAGGATCTTATACAG ATTTCTACACCAATACATTGTATCTCTTGAGCTAGACAACAAGGTTGAGACCCTGGAAACCATAAATGAAAAGATTAGAAAGCGTTTCAAGAATCCAAAGTTGTCTAATAGCTTTTCAGCTAAAGTTGGTAGACATGCTTCTCTTGCTTGGTGTCGAGCTCTGATAACAAGCTTGGCATCAATAACTCCCTTGCAGCAGGTATCCTCAGCGGAAAGTCAAGCAATAAATCCATCATTTGATTTTCTGGAAAACAGACGGGTGCTCTGTGTTGATCTCAAGTCAGGATTCTGGAATTCTTCGTTCGAGAATCCCTCAGAATCTCAAATGCTCGAGGCAAAATGGGGACCTGTTCTGTCCAAGATCAAGAACGTACTCGTTGCCAATAAAGTCTCGGAGGAGAATCTGGAGATGGCTAATTCTTTGCTTAAAAGTTGTTACAATTACTTCCGAGAAACTGCGTCAGTGACACTTCCTTCTGAAATCAACCTCTATTTCGCACTGCCTCGGCTAGCGACGGCGGGGAAACTTCTTCCAGGGACAGAAGGAGTTGAAGTCATTGATGTAAGCACCCCGAGGAAGCTTCTTTTGTGGGCTTACACGCTGTTTCATGGACATTGTGGAAGCATCTCTCAGGTCGTGAAATATATGGAAGAAAACACCAAG ccaaaaatgaagagaggagcGACAACTTCATCAGTGGCTACTTCGGTTCAATCAG GTGGAAACAACGAACCGGAAGCAGCTCCTAAACATGTGCAGGTGATGGTATCCGATTCACTGGGTGGGGATAGTTGTGGTTCCACATCTGCACCAGTGTAA
- the LOC106375325 gene encoding calcineurin-binding protein 1 isoform X1 yields the protein MFSIAAINDTESKEKWEPLAPSKEAQEFHLSQRYHEGLLKLQAKDYEKARELLESILKDPIIANSKVETITNDNHLHHLRFLALKNLATVFLELGSSHYEDALNCYLQAIDIDAKDSVLWNHLGTLSCSMGLLSISRWAFEQGLLCSPNNWNCMEKLLEVLIAIGDEVSCLSVANLILRHWPSHARALHVKHSIEETDSAPFAPKGIDKLEPRHVRLKFLGKRKVSDKNQDKNAASKKLKKRVQVKLPEASWVALLDTLLGIVHPPCETVGISADIPITIELDLSTEAVIQGPEKNNHCVEPDSSNASVKDCNIERESGGQVKEKEPAFSEEHPQERRSTRLERLRNQKPEKAELESDSSKDPSSDILRYLETFVLESGFSRASVGSHCLNKPDPVSEHTVVSNFVKETSENYGAYHMGHLLLEYIASKCEHLLSRDAALKVLELEKLTRHWGLDRKPECSLFLAELYSDLESKGSDIPESPSCMVEVTYHLSKIIESVSLDLAIESTPNSWEKSFPASSSKSCQGDQSAKEVLDYNKRSFWARYFWLSARLSIMEGKKSKALEELFRCLALLDKEGIGESPVLVQLPHCRRIRELNIDRVMHERNLLKIDVLLEKTVPEMMEKELYRECVKLLASLLFPDKDIWTASSLKMEEGISSTELSALEVLIKACQESKAIDVEVYMSCHRRKLQVLLESIGTGEAILTSNTNLSENWNHLVAEEIKAILLCISQVKNFLDQLDNSNDVVAPRDCIAGIQSMLLTVMSNIVRHFLSKRDSDSQIADDIEEEQKSCFVDAAIGFCKLQHLDSTISTKYQVELIICLHDLLAEYGLCCAGKNCAGEEGSFLRFAIKHLLAVDMKVKSSINSPDGLGHDMGKLCRNETKSFVADVHVERNENTKTDSKDDSEGKVSDKEKEELEQENKKIPEHTEEVAEEEKDELELLINNALDQCFFCLYGLNLRVDGSYQDELAAHENTSRGDYQTKEQCVDVFQYILPYAKASSRTGLVKLRRVLRAIKKHFSQPPDDLLVGNVIDTFLDDPDLCEDKLSYEAGSEGFLETITKCVIHSKTLSEYKVSLLHSSDPYLDVYRNLYYFLAQSEEVSASDKWPGFVLTKEGEEFVQQNANLFKYDLLYNPLRFESWEKLGNIYDEEVDLLLNDGSKHINVVGWRKNAALSQRVETSRRRSRRCLLMSLALANSAEQQSEIHELLALVYYDSLQSVVPSYDQRSVLPSKDATWRRFCENSMKHFKKAFAHRQDWSHAFYMGKLSEKLGHPYEISLSYYEQAMTLNPSAVDPVYRMHASRLKLLNACGKQNLEALKVLVSYCFDESIKDTAMTIIGTTTFGSSRQLEEGQDGNLEASYAKNGEGSIQMEGVWHMLYNDSLSALGTCVEGDLKHFHKARYMLAQGLYRRGGSSDLQRAKEELSFCFKSSRSSFTINMWEIDGMVKKGRRKTPGLAGNKKALEVNLPESSRKFITCIRKYLLFYLRLLEETGDVNTLERAFNSLRSDKRFALCVEDLVPVAIGRYINALVASMSRVESGGAKINPDSQLEKIFSLFIEQGSIWPDIRNFPETKDPETSERILYRFLHQYIVSLELDNKVETLETINEKIRKRFKNPKLSNSFSAKVGRHASLAWCRALITSLASITPLQQVSSAESQAINPSFDFLENRRVLCVDLKSGFWNSSFENPSESQMLEAKWGPVLSKIKNVLVANKVSEENLEMANSLLKSCYNYFRETASVTLPSEINLYFALPRLATAGKLLPGTEGVEVIDVSTPRKLLLWAYTLFHGHCGSISQVVKYMEENTKPKMKRGATTSSVATSVQSGGNNEPEAAPKHVQVMVSDSLGGDSCGSTSAPV from the exons ATG TTTTCGATTGCAGCGATCAATGATACGGAGTCCAAGGAGAAGTGGGAGCCTCTAGCTCCTAGCAAAGAAGCTCag GAGTTTCATCTGTCGCAAAGATATCACGAGGGTCTTCTAAAGCTGCAAGCTAAAGACTACGAAAAGGCTCGGGAGCTGCTAGAGTCTATCCTTAAGGATCCTATTATAGCTAACTCCAAA GTGGAGACTATCACAAACGataatcatctccatcatctcaG ATTTTTGGCTCTGAAGAATCTTGCCACTGTATTTCTTGAGCTGGGTTCAAGTCATTACGAGGATGCGCTGAACTGTTACCTTCAAGCTATAGACATAGATGCAAAAGATTCTGTGCTGTGGAACCATCTTGGAACTCTATCATGCTCTATGGGATTGCTGAGTATTTCACGATGGGCATTTGAACAAGGACTTCTCTGCAGCCCAAATAATT GGAACTGCATGGAGAAGCTTCTAGAAGTTCTCATTGCCATAGGTGATGAAGTTTCCTGTCTTTCAGTTGCAAATCTGATTTTAAGGCATTGGCCATCACATGCTCGTGCTCTGCATGTTAAACATTCTATTGAAGAAACAGATTCAGCACCTTTTGCGCCCAAGGGTATAGATAAGCTTGAACCTCGGCATGTTCGGCTCAAATTTCTTGGTAAAAGAAAGGTGTCTGACAAGAATCAGGACAAGAATGCTGCTTCCAAGAAGTTGAAAAAAAGAGTGCAAGTTAAACTTCCTGAAGCGTCATGGGTGGCACTATTAGATACTCTACTTGGGATAGTGCATCCTCCGTGTGAAACTGTAGGGATATCAGCTGACATACCAATCACCATTGAATTAGATCTTAGTACAGAAGCTGTAATACAGGGTCCGGAAAAGAATAATCATTGTGTGGAACCAGATTCGAGTAATGCGTCTGTTAAGGATTGCAACATTGAAAGAGAAAGTGGTGGTCAGGTTAAAGAAAAAGAGCCTGCGTTTTCTGAAGAACACCCTCAAGAGAGGCGGAGTACTCGGCTTGAACGTCTTCGGAACCAGAAACCTGAGAAGGCAGAGCTAGAGTCTGATAGTAGCAAGGATCCCAGCAGTGACATCCTTCGGTATCTTGAGACTTTTGTCCTTGAAAGTGGATTCAGCAGAGCGTCTGTCGGTTCTCACTGCCTTAACAAACCTGATCCGGTTTCTGAACACACTGTCGTTTCTAATTTTGTGAAGGAAACCTCAGAAAACTATGGTGCTTATCATATGGGTCACTTGCTTCTAGAGTATATTGCAAGTAAATGTGAACATCTGTTGAGTCGTGATGCAGCCTTAAAAGTTTTGGAGTTAGAAAAGCTCACTAGACACTGGGGACTAGATCGGAAACCTGAATGCAGTCTTTTTCTCGCCGAGCTGTACTCTGACCTCGAATCTAAAGGATCAGATATTCCTGAATCCCCATCATGCATGGTAGAAGTGACATACCATCTCTCTAAGATAATTGAATCTGTTTCCCTTGATCTTGCCATCGAATCTACCCCTAATTCCTGGGAGAAAAGTTTTCCCGCCTCCTCATCTAAGAGTTGTCAAGGTGATCAGAGTGCTAAGGAGGTGTTAGATTATAATAAAAGATCCTTCTGGGCTCGATATTTCTGGCTGAGTGCACGGTTATCGATAATGGAGGGTAAAAAATCTAAAGCTCTTGAAGAACTTTTCAGGTGTTTGGCATTGCTGGACAAGGAAGGTATTGGAGAATCTCCTGTCTTAGTTCAGCTGCCCCATTGCAGAAGAATTCGAGAGCTGAACATCGATAGAGTCATGCATGAAAGAAATCTGCTTAAGATTGATGTCTTGCTGGAAAAGACCGTACCTGAGATGATGGAGAAAGAATTGTATCGGGAGTGTGTAAAGTTACTTGCATCACTTTTATTTCCAGACAAAGACATCTGGACTGCATCCTCTTTGAAAATGGAAGAAGGGATCTCCTCTACTGAGCTATCAGCACTGGAAGTTTTAATAAAAGCATGCCAGGAGAGTAAGGCTATAGATGTGGAGGTTTATATGAGCTGTCATAGAAGAAAGTTGCAAGTACTCTTGGAATCAATTGGTACGGGGGAAGCTATTTTGACCTCAAATACAAATTTGAGTGAGAATTGGAATCACTTGGTGGCAGAGGAAATCAAGGCAATTCTTCTTTGTATCTCTCAAGTGAAGAACTTCCTTGACCAGTTAGATAACTCT AATGATGTGGTTGCCCCAAGAGATTGTATCGCCGGTATACAATCTATGCTTTTGACGGTCATGTCAAATATCGTGAGGCATTTTCTTTCTAAGAGAGATTCAGATTCTCAAATTGCTGACGATATTGAAGAAGAGCAGAAATCTTGCTTTGTCGATGCAGCTATTGGATTTTGTAAACTTCAACACCTTGATTCTACAATATCTACTAAATACCAA GTTGAGTTGATCATATGTCTCCATGATTTGCTAGCTGAATATGGGCTCTGCTGCGCTGGTAAAAATTGTGCGGGGGAGGAAGGATCTTTTCTCAGATTTGCAATTAAGCATTTATTGGCTGTGGACATGAAAGTCAAATCCAGTATCAACTCCCCGGATGGCCTTGGACATGATATGGGGAAACTATGCAGAAATGAAACAAAATCATTTGTCGCAGATGTGCATGTTGAGAGAAACGAAAACACAAAAACCGATTCCAAGGATGATTCTGAAGGAAAGGTTAGTGATAAGGAGAAAGAAGAGTtagaacaagaaaacaaaaagattcCTGAACACACAGAAGAAGTTgctgaagaagaaaaagatgaacttGAGTTGCTAATCAATAACGCTTTAGATCAGTGCTTTTTCTGTCTGTATGGTCTAAATCTTAGAGTCGATGGTTCATACCAAGATGAGCTTGCTGCGCACGAAAACACTAGCCGGGGAGATTATCAGACCAAGGAACAATGTGTTGATGTTTTCCAGTACATACTACCGTATGCCAAGGCTTCTTCT AGAACTGGACTAGTTAAACTCCGGAGAGTCTTGAGAGCAATTAAAAAGCATTTTTCACAACCACCAGATGATCTCCTAGTTGGCAATGTGATAGATACATTCTTAGATGACCCTGATTTATGTGAAGACAAACTCTCATACGAGGCTGGTTCTGAAGGTTTCCTTGAAACCATAACTAAATGTGTAATTCACAGCAAAACTCTCAGCGAGTACAAGGTGTCACTGCTCCACAG TTCCGACCCCTATTTGGATGTCTACCgcaatttatattatttcttgGCTCAGTCTGAGGAAGTTAGTGCTAGTGATAAATGGCCCGGTTTTGTTCTCACgaaggaaggagaagagtttGTACAGCAGAATGCAAATCTGTTCAAATATGATCTGCTCTATAATCCTCTGCGCTTTGAGAGTTGGGAAAAGCTTGGCAATATTTACGATGAG GAAGTAGATTTGTTGCTAAATGATGGGAGTAAGCACATAAATGTCGTGGGATGGAGGAAGAATGCTGCTCTTTCGCAAAGAGTTGAaacaagcagaagaagaagcagacgtTGCCTGCTAATGAGTTTGGCGTTGGCGAATTCAGCAGAACAACAG TCTGAGATACATGAGCTGTTGGCGCTGGTATACTATGACAGCCTTCAGAGTGTTGTGCCGTCTTATGATCAGCGGTCTGTGCTACCCTCGAAGGATGCAACGTGGAGAAGATTTTGTGAGAACTCAATGAAGCATTTCAAGAAAGCCTTTGCACATAG ACAAGATTGGTCACATGCATTCTACATGGGAAAactcagtgagaagcttgggcACCCGTACGAAATTTCGTTATCCTATTATGAGCAAGCCATGACATTGAATCCGTCTGCAGTAGATCCTGTGTATAGAATGCATGCTTCTCGTTTGAAGCTTCTAAATGCTTGTGGGAAACAGAACTTAGAGGCCTTAAAG GTCCTCGTCTCATATTGCTTTGATGAATCTATAAAGGATACTGCTATGACAATCATTGGTACAACGACTTTTGGATCCTCTCGTCAACTTGAAGAAGGTCAAGATGGCAATTTGGAAGCAAGTTATGCTAAAAATGGAGAGGGATCAATTCAGATGGAAGGGGTGTGGCATATGCTCTACAACGACAGCCTTTCTGCACTGGGAACCTGTGTAGAAGGAGATCTGAAACATTTTCATAAGGCGAGATACATGCTTGCCCAAGGGCTGTATAGAAGGGGTGGGAGCAGTGATCTGCAAAGAGCAAAAGAAGAACTTTCCTTTTGTTTCAAATCATCGCGGTCAAGTTTTACAATCAATATGTGGGAGATTGATGGCATGGTTAAAAAGGGAAG GCGGAAAACTCCAGGTTTGGCTGGGAACAAGAAGGCTCTTGAAGTTAACTTGCCAGAAAGTTCACGGAAATTCATTACTTGCATCCGCAAATACTTACTGTTCTATTTGAGACTATTGGAGGAAACGGGAGACGTCAACACACTAGAACGAGCCTTTAATTCTCTTCGATCAGATAAGAGG TTTGCTCTATGCGTTGAAGACCTTGTGCCAGTTGCAATAGGAAGATACATAAATGCACTGGTTGCCTCGATGAGTCGGGTTGAGTCTGGAGGAGCGAAAATCAATCCTGATAGTCAGCTAGAGAAAATATTTTCCCTTTTTATAGAACAAGGAAGCATATGGCCAGACATACGCAATTTCCCTGAAACAAAGGATCCAGAAACCTCAGAGAGGATCTTATACAG ATTTCTACACCAATACATTGTATCTCTTGAGCTAGACAACAAGGTTGAGACCCTGGAAACCATAAATGAAAAGATTAGAAAGCGTTTCAAGAATCCAAAGTTGTCTAATAGCTTTTCAGCTAAAGTTGGTAGACATGCTTCTCTTGCTTGGTGTCGAGCTCTGATAACAAGCTTGGCATCAATAACTCCCTTGCAGCAGGTATCCTCAGCGGAAAGTCAAGCAATAAATCCATCATTTGATTTTCTGGAAAACAGACGGGTGCTCTGTGTTGATCTCAAGTCAGGATTCTGGAATTCTTCGTTCGAGAATCCCTCAGAATCTCAAATGCTCGAGGCAAAATGGGGACCTGTTCTGTCCAAGATCAAGAACGTACTCGTTGCCAATAAAGTCTCGGAGGAGAATCTGGAGATGGCTAATTCTTTGCTTAAAAGTTGTTACAATTACTTCCGAGAAACTGCGTCAGTGACACTTCCTTCTGAAATCAACCTCTATTTCGCACTGCCTCGGCTAGCGACGGCGGGGAAACTTCTTCCAGGGACAGAAGGAGTTGAAGTCATTGATGTAAGCACCCCGAGGAAGCTTCTTTTGTGGGCTTACACGCTGTTTCATGGACATTGTGGAAGCATCTCTCAGGTCGTGAAATATATGGAAGAAAACACCAAG ccaaaaatgaagagaggagcGACAACTTCATCAGTGGCTACTTCGGTTCAATCAG GTGGAAACAACGAACCGGAAGCAGCTCCTAAACATGTGCAGGTGATGGTATCCGATTCACTGGGTGGGGATAGTTGTGGTTCCACATCTGCACCAGTGTAA